The window GGCTTACAAAGAGCTTGTGCAGAACTGTGAGATTCTTGAGCGACATTACAAGGATATGATGGTAAAAGTTTTTACTTgcataatatataaaacttCATTCAAGTTTGTATATTGACAACTTTAATTTAGTGCAATTCTTTGTTGTAATTTATAGTACAAATTGAACCTATATTTCCAGTTTTTAATACTTTCCCAAATTATCTTTTAAACAGATATCATGGTGATCACTCTTGAACCAATAGCCGAAGAATTAACTCTTGGTTATTGCCCCCTTTGTTAAACACAGGATATTGAGTTCACAGTTCAAGAAAATAGGTTATGGATGCTGCAATGTCGATCTGGAAAGCGTACTGGTAAAGGTGCAGTAAAGATAGCTGTAGACATGGTTAATGAAGGACTTGTTGATAAACGTGCTGCAATTAAGATGGTGGAACCACAACATCTTGACCAGCTTCTTCATCCACAGGTATGTGCACCAGACACTAAATATGAGGGAAATAtgctttctttgtttttatttgaaaacaaactTGAAGTACAGATCCAAAAGCATGGACTATGAATGATAGGACCACCTTTACTTTTGCATTGATGAACTATCCATAGGGGGAACAAAAACCAATCTTTGATGCAGAGGACAACAGAAACAGATTGATGTAATAATATGCAATAATGGCTATCATTATCATATCATTTTCAGTATGTTTTAGTTAGTTGGTAAATATTAAGAAAACATGACTAATGTTATGTTCTGTCCAATTAGTTTGAGGACCCTTCTGCTTACAAAGACAAAGTGGTTGCCACGGGGTTACCTGCTTCTCCTGGAGCAGCAGTGGGGCAGATTGTGTTCAGTGCTGATGATGCTGAAGAATGGCATGCACAAGGAAAGAGTCCCATCTTGGTATGCTCATCTTGATGTCCatttataacattttattatCATCCTATTCTAAGCTGAATTCAAAAAAGTATAAATTATGTGTAATTTTGAGAAAACGATACTGCCTGTTGAAAGGCTTAGCCATTCAGATGTGTGAACTACTGAAATCTTCTATGTTCTAACACATTATCAGTGGGAAAACTGTGTACTATGCAGTTAAACTTCCTTTTTCTATAATCTGAGGAACTGAACACTCTCATGATTTTGCATGTGTAAAGGTAAGGACAGAAACCAGTCCGGAGGATGTTGGAGGTATGCATGCGGCTGCTGGGATTTTGACAGCTAGAGGTGGAATGACATCTCATGCAGCTGTTGTAGCACGTGGATGGGGAAAGTGTTGTGTTTCTGGCTGTTCAGATATTCGTGTGAATGATGCTGAGAaggtaattttattcttcctCCTCCTATAATTTGCCTGTTCTCATGAAATGGGGTTCGCTGTATATGCTGCTTTATCTATAATGCAGGTTCTCACAGTTGGAGACATGGTGATCAAAGAAGGAGAATGGTTTTCACTAAATGGTTCTACTGGTGAAGTGATTCTAGGAAAACAGCCGCTAGCTCCTCCAGCATTAAGTCGTGATTTAGAAACCTTTATGTCTTGGGCTGATGAAATTAGGCGCCTTAAGGTTCTATATGTCCTTTAGCTGGTCATTAGTGCTATACACTTAAGTATTTGGAAGGTCTCTCGACTGATTCAGCCTTATAATTTGCTGACAGGTAATGGCAAATGCTGACACACCTGAAGATGCACTAACAGCGAGAAATAATGGTGCTCAAGGGATTGGCCTTTGTAGGACAGAACACATGGTAACTTTTCTGTCATCATATTTGACTTTGTCTTTTAGTAACTCCTTGACTTTGCAGCATTTTTAATCATCCATGAATAAATATTACAAGTTCCATGCAGATTGATGGTTCATATAGTACATAGGACTACCATCAGTTCATTATATGCATTCAAAAGAGTATGCATGCCTTACATATTCAGTTGAGAGAGGGCATTATATactgttttttctcttttggtgATTACAGGGGAGTATCCTTATCATCCCCCCAATTTTGGCATGAATTGTTAGTTAATGAGAATGAACATACTGTTTTGGGATGTCAAATCAAATTCTATCCTAAATGCATTTTATGGACGGATGTTGTCCTGTGCATTGAAAACAGacagttttatatttaaaaatcatatcTGGTAATAGAATTACTAATTGCTTCATGTTTTTGAATCCTTTTCAGTTCTTTGCTTCAGATGAGAGGATAAAGGCTGTCAGAAAGATGATAATGGCAGTAACACCAGAACAGAGGAAAGCAGCTCTTAACCTCTTACTTCCTTATCAGAGATCTGACTTTGAGGGAATTTTCCGTGCAATGGATGGTACTTTCCTCATCTTCTGTTCCTCTTTTACAGTATGTGCCATTGTCTGTCCAAGGACTTACAAGCTCAGTAGCATTAAAATACTAACAGTGTGATGCCAACCTGGTCGAAGCTCTATTGGTGCTTAAAATTTGCAAACAGGAACATATTTTCCTCTTTTAGTTTACATCTCTAGTGATGAGTgtgaatttcattttaattccAGGCCTTCCAGTAACTATCCGATTGTTAGACCCTCCACTTCATGAATTTCTTCCCGAAGGTGACCTAGAACAGATAGTAAGTGAGTTAACTTCAGAGACCGGCACGACCGAAGATGAAGTTTTCTCAAGAATTGAAAAGTTATCAGAAGTGAATCCCATGCTTGGTTTCCGTGGCTGCAGGTTAATATTCCATTTTAATGAGCTTTCTAGTCTAAGTTTTGATTCTTAGAACCTTCAAAGCtgatagtatttttttttcctttttatttcttagtTGCATGATGATATAAAATCTTTATGAAATATTCAGATTTCTGATTTTATCACAGTACATGCAAATAATGAATGAAGCACATGAAAGCGCCAAATAGAGTATAGGTCGAATTTGGATTATCGTAGAAGTATACCTGAACCATTTCATCTTGTTTATATGGATTTTTGATGTTCTGTCAACAGGCTGGGGATATCGTATCCTGAACTAACTGAGATGCAGGCGCGTGCAATCTTTCAGGCTGCTGTCTCAATGAGCAACCAAGGAGTTAAAGTTCTTCCTGAGATAATGGTTCCCCTTGTTGGAACCCCTCAGGCATGAGTCCTTAACTTCTTGCTTCTGTTGTGTTTTCCATATCTTCATTACCAAGTTTTGTCAATATTCTTCAGAATTAGCTTCTAATTCATTCTTCCCgattgattttgatttcaacACATCAAAATTGATGGGGTGTCCTCTATTTTCATGATTAAGCACTCAGATCCATTGATGTTGTAAAAAATTGACAATTTAAAGTTGCAGGAACTTGGTCATCAAGTCAGTTTAATACGGAGTATTGCAGAGAAAGTGTTCTCTGAGATGGGTTCTTCCTTAAGCTATAAGGTGGGGACAATGATTGAAATCCCCAGAGCTGCCTTAGTTGCTGATGAGGTACGTTAAACAAACTATCTCCTCATTGTTTTCCTAAACTCAGTAATAGCGGGGTTTTGTATATTTTCGTTGTCTTCAAACTCTTGAGCATAAAACTTGCAGTCTCGCCTGTACTTTCTCCTAGGAGAAGCATTTCAGATATGAATCTCAGTAAAATAgttgatatattattttttgtggtTAATAAAGGTTGAGAAATGTTCATGAATCTCGACAAGTATGCCTAATATTTAACATTTGATAATGGTAGATTGCAAAGGAAGCCGAATTCTTCTCCTTTGGAACCAACGATCTTACTCAAATGACATTTGGGTATAGCCGAGATGATGTTGGCAAATTTCTTCCCATATACCTATCCAAAGGCATTCTTCAAAGCGATCCATTTGAGGTTGGTCAACAGTATATGAGTGTTCATTAGCCTTCCCTGAAGAAAGAATACCGTTTCAAATTCAATACCAACAATTAGTAAATGAATTGCCAGGTACTTGATCAGAAAGGTGTTGGCCAACTCATCAAAATTGCCACAGAAAAGGGTCGTGGAGCTAGGCCTAGCTTGAAGGCAAGTACTTGCGTTTTACTAGCAGGCATAATATTATACCATACTTACTATCACAATTTCATGAACAAGGGGTAGAATTTCTTCACCCATCACTATGTTTGGTATCAACCTATTGCTTGCAATGGACATGGAATCCTGCAGTGTCGATCTCTTCttacaagaaacaaaaacaaagacaTTCATCTGTACATTTAGATGTCAAGCAGATTGTAGGTCACCCTTTGTCAATATTTTGGGTACTGATTTCAAACATTTTCTTCTGGGAATaatacaatgatgatgaatagGTTGGAATTTGTGGAGAGCATGGAGGGGAGCCTTCTTCTGTTGCCTTCTTTGCAGAAGCTGGATTGGACTATGTTTCATGCTCTCCATTCAGGTTGGATGCTTCTTATACCTTGAAACAGTAATTTATATACTACTTGTTTACATATAAAACCGgatcaaattcattttcaaattgcCTTGACAGGGTTCCAATTGCAAGGCTAGCAGCAGCTCAAGTTGCCATCTGAAAAGAAGATCTTGAGAGCTACCAAGCAACTCCATGTCGGATGAAATTCTGTAACTTTCCTATGCTCTTGTAAATAAATTTCTTGCAACCGTATTGCTGTCATATTAAAAGGCCTAAAAAGTAAAGTACCATGAACATATGATTATACAAAAGTGTAAATACTGAATAACAGTCAGCTCCTATGATATTGACACGAGTTGGAGCCGAGACTTGAGAATTACAAGAAAAAGCTCAGCAGGCCTATATCTTCTAATTCTGTCTTTGTAAGCTCAATAGCATGTAAAATAGGATGGCTTGTTATTTTGTACAAGTAAACTATACATGTTCTTATCATAAACATTTAGGTCACAAACTAACATGTTCttataattacatttttatttttattttttatttactacCCTAAAGGAACTTAATTTTGACAGTTCATTGCACCAACAAAATAAATCACTGTGTCTTTGCTTGTGACATCGAGCTCAAAGCTTTGAACAAAGCTTCTTGTACTgttaaaaaccttaaaatcTAATACATGCATGCCCATAGTTTCCCCGTTTCCAGGTGATTAGCAAAACCTAGGTTCCCTCCAAAGCCAACCTTATTTATGGGGAAGGCTCTTTTCTGTGTCCACCCTGATAagttaaaagttaaaattagTGTCATCCTTATCTGCTTTTGTTATCAAATGACACAGATAATAAAGAACCAAGTTCTGTCTTTGGTACAAGAAACAGGGGCACACAGAGAGCTTCCATTTCTTGGTTCagattcatacatacttttcATTACAAGTCATTCAATGTATACAATGAGtcataaaaaacaataaacaaGAGAGTACACTTGTTAAAACTATCTGAACAAGTGTTGCATTAGATTGAGAGTCTCTCACGCAAAGTAGCACGTAGTAGATATAACGTCTGCATGTTAAACAGATAAGTAGCCACACGTCAAAAGGTCAACAAAAGCATAAAGTCAGCAAGTATTACACACAACAGCTTTTTGGAGCTACATGATAATATCATACCGGGAATCCTTATCTAATGATCCTAATGATCTTTTATGATTGGTTCGGCTGAGGGCTTGGGTCACTTGGGCTGAGCCTTTACTGTATTGATCTTTGTTTAGTggtctttttaattttttaatttaagttcaACAGCAACAAAGCACAAAACCATGAGCGCTCCAAGGTTCTGCCAAGGAAAACCTCTTCCATCGTCATCTACAACGATGTATAAAGATATGcatttaaaagtgaaaaaattagggaaaaaaaaaaaagaccagGATTGTCTCTATGAACTTAAGATGAAGTGACTCAACAAGCAAACCGGGGCAATTCAAACCAGGAGGcgagaaaaatgaagaacaaaaactGCAATGCTCACTTCCTAGTTGCTGAGTGCTGGCTGAAGTATGCATGAAAGTCTGCTGCAAATTGACCTGTCTAATACCAACAGATTCCCAcaggattaaaaaaaaaaaaggagctgatgaagggatatacctatataGATGCAATGGTCCCATGGCATAGATGGTGACTCTGACACTATCAAGTCACTTGTTCATAGTATAAAAGAGACTTTAGTCGTTTGACAGTCTTAACACTTTGGCATATGACATTGAGGATTGAGTGTTTCAGTAGCATATCCCTGGGCTAGAATTTTTGCCACCCTATTGAAGCTATCCTCTCTTTTATTTCGTTTTACCTGTACGGTCAGCTGAAGATTCAATCATTCAAGTGGTTTAACTTGGTTGGATTCTTTGCAGAGTCGGACTGACCATCATGGTGATCGGGGTAATGTGcttcttttgatttttggttCATTTTTTTGGTTGGTTAAAGAGTTGAATTGAGTAAGAACCTTTCTAGCTGTTAAGTCTTTTAGCAGCTATACTCTTTTGGAGGGTGAACCTTGGCAGTTGGCACATAGTTGCTTTATTGTGAGATTTGACATGAAAAGTCATAATGTTCAAAAACAACTTCTCTACCTTTCCCACGATCTTccaatgatgaaaacatgatTAATAGCAgttaaaaacttgaaaaaaaagttGGAGTTTTAGTTAAGTTAATGCTAAGAGTGCTATCCAATAAGAAGATTTGCAAGCTTGTAACTTATAAAACCCCACTTCTTTATGCAGCAGCGGCGGGTGTTCACCTTTGGCAAAGGAAGGAGTGAAGGCAACAAGGGCATGAAGTCCTTGGTAAGCATTCTTCAAAGTTCCTGTCCTCCAAGgaactaattttctttccctttcttcttgcCTCGATAATGTTTCTTTGACTAATATTTAAGAACTCATTTGTAAATTGTCCACGACGAAAAATGCAATcaagagaaaaggaagagCATATTTATACTTTTGTCACAGAAGCTCCTACAAggatcaaattttatatttagctTAAATTTTGTTCAAAGATCATTCAATCCAGCTGGCATGTTATACGAGTGGAATCAAACAGATTAATGGATGAATGCATTGCCAATTAATATTGTAGTTGGGGGGCAAGGGAGCAAACCTGGCAGAGATGGCCAGCATTGGATTATCAGTGCCCTCTGGGTTCACCATATCAACTGAAGCATGCCAGGAGTATCAGCAGAATGCCAAGAGACTACCAGAGGGACTATGGGAAGAGATACTGGAAGGCTTGAAAACTGTGGAGGAGGACATGGGAGCTTTTCTTGGTGACCCTTCCAAGCCACTTCTCCTTTCTGTCCGCTCTGGTGCAGCGGTAAGATCTTGCCAAGTTCCATTTTAA is drawn from Theobroma cacao cultivar B97-61/B2 chromosome 4, Criollo_cocoa_genome_V2, whole genome shotgun sequence and contains these coding sequences:
- the LOC18603387 gene encoding pyruvate, phosphate dikinase, chloroplastic, yielding MSSAMKGIVIRSTADVCKQGLFKGKYTDHHHFFDLVRENRSFLGARPRCVRRLGVARCVTEEYPRSNGKKLSSSKQRKVETVAEAILTPVSDPTRTMEKRVFTFGKGRSEGHKGMKSLLGGKGANLAEMSSIGLSVPPGLTISTEACQEYQQNGKKLPEGLWEEILEGSKSVEEDMGCILGDPAKPLLLSVRSGAAISMPGMMDTVLNLGLNDEVVAGLAAKSGERFAYDSYRRFLDMFGDVVMGIPHSLFEEKLEKMKEAKGATLDTDLTASDLKELVEQYKNVYVEAKGEKFPSDPKKQLLLSVKAVFDSWDSPRAMKYRSINQIIGLKGTAVNIQTMVFGNMGNTSGTGVLFTRNPSTGEKKLYGEFLVNAQGEDVVAGIRTPEELDTMKSYMPEAYKELVQNCEILERHYKDMMDIEFTVQENRLWMLQCRSGKRTGKGAVKIAVDMVNEGLVDKRAAIKMVEPQHLDQLLHPQFEDPSAYKDKVVATGLPASPGAAVGQIVFSADDAEEWHAQGKSPILVRTETSPEDVGGMHAAAGILTARGGMTSHAAVVARGWGKCCVSGCSDIRVNDAEKVLTVGDMVIKEGEWFSLNGSTGEVILGKQPLAPPALSRDLETFMSWADEIRRLKVMANADTPEDALTARNNGAQGIGLCRTEHMFFASDERIKAVRKMIMAVTPEQRKAALNLLLPYQRSDFEGIFRAMDGLPVTIRLLDPPLHEFLPEGDLEQIVSELTSETGTTEDEVFSRIEKLSEVNPMLGFRGCRLGISYPELTEMQARAIFQAAVSMSNQGVKVLPEIMVPLVGTPQELGHQVSLIRSIAEKVFSEMGSSLSYKVGTMIEIPRAALVADEIAKEAEFFSFGTNDLTQMTFGYSRDDVGKFLPIYLSKGILQSDPFEVLDQKGVGQLIKIATEKGRGARPSLKVGICGEHGGEPSSVAFFAEAGLDYVSCSPFRVPIARLAAAQVAI